A genomic window from Pantoea alhagi includes:
- a CDS encoding DUF2500 domain-containing protein — MSKPPLIFIIVLAIIAVLASRQFIKQRRENAANAAAPVRQLSVEVKSKREFPAPNRRSRQREVIAGEEMRYEAWFQPLNGDSDIKLTLKEGDYHQLDKGAKGELEVQGTRFISFTPDHP, encoded by the coding sequence ATGAGTAAGCCCCCATTAATTTTTATCATTGTGCTGGCGATCATTGCGGTGCTGGCTTCGCGTCAGTTCATTAAGCAACGACGCGAAAACGCGGCTAATGCCGCTGCGCCGGTACGCCAGCTGTCGGTAGAAGTGAAAAGTAAACGTGAGTTTCCGGCACCGAACCGACGTTCACGTCAGCGTGAAGTGATTGCCGGAGAGGAGATGCGCTATGAGGCCTGGTTTCAGCCATTAAACGGCGATAGCGATATTAAACTCACGCTAAAAGAAGGTGATTATCATCAGCTGGATAAAGGCGCAAAAGGCGAGCTCGAAGTGCAGGGCACCCGCTTTATCTCTTTTACGCCTGACCATCCTTAA
- a CDS encoding lysoplasmalogenase, with translation MIWSFLAVLFSGWLYVDASYRGPQWQRWLFKPVTLLLLLAWAWQAPTRNPTDYLILLGLLATMVGDALTLLPRQRMMYALGAFFLAHLLYTINFASHMTMSFFWPIPLTLLIVGIVWIGVIWSRLEELRWPVCTFIGMTLVMNWLAAELYYFRPTDYSFSLMAGATLLTLANLVWFISHYRKRFTADNAIVAACYFAGHFMVARSLWLY, from the coding sequence ATGATTTGGTCGTTTCTTGCAGTACTTTTTTCCGGCTGGCTGTATGTCGATGCGTCCTATCGCGGGCCGCAATGGCAGCGCTGGCTGTTTAAACCGGTTACCCTGTTACTGCTGCTGGCCTGGGCCTGGCAGGCACCCACACGCAACCCCACCGACTACCTGATCCTGCTCGGTCTGCTGGCAACCATGGTAGGTGATGCGCTAACGCTGTTGCCGCGTCAGCGCATGATGTATGCGCTGGGAGCATTTTTCCTTGCGCACCTGCTGTATACCATCAATTTCGCCAGCCATATGACCATGAGCTTTTTCTGGCCTATCCCGCTGACGCTGCTGATCGTGGGCATTGTCTGGATCGGTGTGATCTGGTCGCGGCTGGAAGAGCTGCGCTGGCCGGTATGTACTTTTATCGGCATGACGCTGGTCATGAACTGGCTGGCAGCGGAGCTTTATTATTTCCGGCCTACCGATTACAGCTTCTCATTGATGGCGGGAGCGACACTGCTGACGCTGGCTAATCTGGTTTGGTTTATTAGCCACTATCGCAAGCGCTTTACGGCGGATAACGCCATTGTCGCCGCCTGCTATTTCGCCGGTCACTTTATGGTTGCCCGCTCGCTTTG
- the ftsY gene encoding signal recognition particle-docking protein FtsY has product MAKEKKRGFFSWLGFGREETPAQSEEQKETLTDQAENAAENPESAAEKPDAEKLAAGIVATTEAVAREAQPQEAKTEAVAPVEEEILPEETQPVDAVAPVEEEMLPEETQPVDAVAPVEEEILPEETQPVDAVAPVEEEILPEETQPMDAVAPVEEEILPEEARVDQVDEVLAQETAPAEEKDAVVAAEVAAAVELAPTEEERDEAPLSDEELAALALAAAPEEEAESVAAPVEQERPTKEGFFARLKRSLVKTRQNLGSGFISLFRGKKIDDELFEELEEQLLIADVGVDTTQRIISSLTQQANRKQLRDAEALYGLLKAEMAEILHKVEAPLDMAGKAPFVILMVGVNGVGKTTTIGKLARQYQAEGKSVMLAAGDTFRAAAVEQLQVWGERNHIPVVAQHTGADSASVIFDAIQAAKARGVDVLIADTAGRLQNKAHLMEELKKITRVMKKLDENAPHEVMLTIDASTGQNAVSQTKLFHEAVGLTGITLTKLDGTAKGGVIFSVADQFGIPIRFIGVGEGIDDLRPFKAEDFIEALFARED; this is encoded by the coding sequence ATGGCAAAAGAGAAAAAGCGTGGCTTTTTTTCCTGGCTGGGTTTTGGTCGTGAAGAAACGCCTGCGCAGTCAGAAGAACAAAAAGAGACGTTAACGGATCAAGCGGAAAACGCGGCCGAAAACCCAGAGTCTGCGGCCGAAAAACCGGACGCCGAAAAGCTGGCTGCCGGGATCGTGGCGACAACCGAAGCCGTAGCGCGCGAAGCGCAGCCGCAAGAAGCGAAAACAGAGGCTGTTGCGCCGGTGGAAGAAGAGATCCTGCCGGAAGAGACACAGCCGGTAGATGCTGTTGCGCCGGTGGAAGAAGAGATGCTGCCGGAAGAGACGCAGCCGGTAGATGCTGTTGCGCCGGTGGAAGAAGAGATCCTGCCGGAAGAGACGCAGCCGGTAGATGCTGTTGCGCCGGTGGAGGAAGAGATCCTGCCGGAAGAGACGCAGCCGATGGATGCTGTTGCGCCGGTGGAGGAAGAGATCCTGCCGGAAGAGGCACGGGTTGATCAGGTAGACGAAGTGCTGGCGCAGGAAACCGCGCCTGCCGAAGAGAAAGATGCCGTGGTTGCTGCGGAAGTTGCAGCAGCGGTAGAGCTGGCCCCAACCGAAGAAGAACGGGATGAGGCGCCGCTTTCCGATGAGGAATTAGCCGCGCTGGCGCTGGCTGCAGCACCGGAAGAAGAAGCGGAGAGCGTTGCCGCGCCCGTTGAGCAGGAGCGTCCGACCAAAGAGGGCTTCTTTGCCCGCTTAAAGCGCAGCCTGGTAAAAACGCGGCAGAACCTCGGTTCCGGCTTTATCAGTCTGTTCCGGGGCAAAAAAATCGATGACGAGCTGTTTGAAGAGCTGGAAGAACAGCTACTCATTGCGGATGTTGGCGTCGATACCACGCAGCGCATTATCAGCAGTCTTACGCAGCAGGCAAACCGCAAACAGCTGCGCGACGCCGAGGCGCTCTATGGCCTGTTAAAAGCGGAAATGGCTGAGATTCTGCATAAGGTTGAAGCGCCGCTGGATATGGCGGGCAAAGCGCCATTTGTTATTTTGATGGTTGGCGTGAACGGCGTGGGTAAAACCACCACGATCGGTAAGCTGGCGCGTCAGTACCAGGCCGAAGGCAAGTCGGTGATGCTGGCGGCGGGCGATACTTTCCGCGCGGCGGCGGTCGAGCAGCTACAGGTATGGGGCGAACGCAACCATATTCCGGTGGTGGCGCAGCATACCGGCGCGGATTCCGCCTCGGTGATTTTCGATGCGATTCAGGCGGCTAAAGCACGTGGCGTAGATGTATTGATCGCCGACACCGCAGGTCGTTTGCAGAATAAAGCGCACCTGATGGAAGAGCTGAAAAAAATCACGCGCGTAATGAAGAAGTTGGATGAAAACGCGCCGCACGAGGTGATGCTGACGATTGACGCCAGCACCGGCCAAAATGCGGTGAGTCAGACTAAGCTGTTCCATGAGGCAGTAGGTCTGACCGGGATTACGCTGACTAAACTGGATGGTACGGCAAAAGGTGGCGTCATCTTCTCTGTCGCGGACCAGTTTGGCATCCCGATTCGTTTTATCGGTGTTGGAGAAGGCATCGATGATTTACGGCCATTTAAGGCCGAAGATTTTATTGAGGCACTGTTTGCCCGAGAGGATTAA
- a CDS encoding DUF1145 family protein, translated as MWLNLGRLLMVFVWAFLLLNIVHPFPKPLTYFVNVALIFMVLMHGLQLVLLKATQPKEGVKLSRITQIKIFFFGVFELLAWQKKHYPGQ; from the coding sequence ATGTGGCTTAATCTGGGTCGATTGTTAATGGTGTTCGTTTGGGCGTTTCTGTTGCTGAATATCGTGCATCCTTTTCCCAAACCGCTGACATATTTTGTTAACGTTGCGCTGATTTTTATGGTGTTGATGCATGGCCTGCAGCTGGTATTGCTGAAAGCCACACAGCCGAAAGAGGGCGTTAAGCTAAGCCGCATCACCCAGATTAAGATCTTCTTTTTCGGCGTGTTTGAGCTGCTCGCCTGGCAGAAAAAACACTATCCCGGGCAATAA
- the rsmD gene encoding 16S rRNA (guanine(966)-N(2))-methyltransferase, protein MNKKPQGGAGQIRIIGGQWRGRKLPVPDSAGLRPTTDRVRETLFNWLAPDIQQARCLDCFAGSGALGLEALSRYAGSATLLELEKPVARQLTQNLQTLKASNAQVIQTNALSWLAQQGEPYHIVFIDPPFRKGLLEQTLQLLENNHWLADEALIYVESEVENGAPPVPVNWQLHREKIAGQVAYRLYRRAGVSQEQEDVA, encoded by the coding sequence ATGAATAAAAAACCCCAGGGCGGTGCCGGACAAATCCGCATAATTGGCGGACAGTGGCGTGGTCGAAAACTGCCGGTTCCGGACAGCGCCGGATTACGGCCTACCACCGATCGGGTACGCGAAACGTTGTTCAACTGGCTGGCACCCGATATTCAGCAGGCGCGTTGCCTGGACTGTTTCGCGGGTAGCGGCGCGCTCGGGCTGGAGGCGCTATCGCGCTATGCCGGTTCAGCAACGCTGCTGGAGCTGGAAAAGCCGGTAGCCCGGCAGTTAACGCAAAACTTGCAGACGCTGAAAGCCAGCAATGCCCAGGTGATCCAGACCAACGCGCTCAGCTGGCTGGCGCAGCAGGGAGAACCCTACCACATCGTGTTTATCGATCCGCCTTTCCGCAAAGGTCTGCTGGAGCAGACGCTCCAGCTGCTGGAGAACAACCACTGGCTGGCTGATGAGGCGTTGATTTACGTCGAAAGCGAAGTGGAAAACGGCGCGCCGCCGGTGCCGGTTAACTGGCAGCTGCATCGGGAAAAAATCGCCGGGCAGGTTGCCTACCGCTTATATCGCCGAGCAGGCGTCTCACAGGAGCAGGAAGATGTGGCTTAA